A window from Micromonospora terminaliae encodes these proteins:
- the rpoZ gene encoding DNA-directed RNA polymerase subunit omega produces MGSIANPEGITNPPIDELLEKTTSKYALVIFAAKRARQVNAYYSQLGEGLLEYVGPLVETTPQEKPLSIAMREINAGLLTAEPTDQP; encoded by the coding sequence GTGGGATCCATCGCCAACCCCGAAGGCATCACCAACCCGCCGATCGACGAGCTCCTCGAGAAGACCACCTCGAAGTACGCGCTGGTGATCTTCGCCGCCAAGCGCGCGCGCCAGGTCAACGCCTACTACAGCCAGCTCGGTGAGGGCCTGCTGGAGTACGTCGGCCCGCTGGTGGAGACCACCCCCCAGGAGAAGCCGCTCTCCATCGCCATGCGCGAGATCAACGCGGGTCTGCTCACCGCCGAGCCGACCGACCAGCCGTAA
- the pyrF gene encoding orotidine-5'-phosphate decarboxylase — MESFGARLHRAVTERGPLCVGIDPHPGLLARWGLPDDVEGLDRFCRIVVEAIGDRVAVVKPQSAFFERFGSRGVGILESTIRQLRNSGSLVLLDVKRGDIGSTVSAYASAYLDPSSSLYVDAVTASPYLGVGSLAPMFDLAAAHGGGVFVLALTSNPEGAAVQRAVGADGRTVAQTVIDEISQLNRGAEPLGSFGLVVGATIGDTGHDLAAVNGPLLAPGLGAQGATAADLRTVFGSALPSVLPSYSREVLGAGPDEAALRAATDRVLGECRAALATV, encoded by the coding sequence ATGGAGAGTTTCGGCGCCCGCCTGCACCGGGCCGTGACCGAGCGGGGACCACTCTGCGTGGGCATCGACCCGCACCCCGGGCTGCTGGCCCGCTGGGGCCTGCCCGACGACGTCGAGGGCCTGGACCGGTTCTGCCGGATCGTGGTGGAGGCCATCGGCGACCGGGTGGCCGTGGTCAAGCCCCAGTCGGCGTTCTTCGAGCGCTTCGGGTCCCGTGGTGTCGGAATTCTTGAGTCAACTATCCGACAGTTGCGAAATTCGGGCTCGCTCGTTCTCCTCGACGTCAAGCGCGGCGACATCGGCTCGACGGTTAGCGCGTACGCCTCGGCGTACCTCGATCCATCCAGCTCGCTGTATGTCGACGCGGTCACCGCGAGTCCCTACCTGGGGGTGGGTTCGCTCGCGCCGATGTTCGACCTGGCGGCCGCCCACGGCGGCGGCGTGTTCGTCCTGGCGCTCACCTCGAACCCGGAGGGCGCCGCCGTGCAGCGCGCGGTGGGGGCCGACGGGCGCACCGTGGCGCAGACCGTCATCGACGAGATTTCCCAGCTCAACCGGGGTGCCGAGCCGCTCGGCAGCTTCGGGCTGGTGGTCGGCGCGACGATCGGTGACACGGGTCACGACCTCGCCGCGGTGAACGGTCCGCTGCTCGCGCCGGGGCTGGGCGCACAGGGCGCGACGGCCGCCGACCTGCGTACCGTCTTCGGCTCCGCCCTGCCCTCGGTGCTGCCGTCGTACTCCCGCGAGGTGCTGGGCGCGGGGCCGGACGAGGCCGCCCTGCGGGCCGCCACCGACCGCGTGCTGGGCGAGTGCCGGGCGGCCCTGGCCACCGTGTGA
- the coaBC gene encoding bifunctional phosphopantothenoylcysteine decarboxylase/phosphopantothenate--cysteine ligase CoaBC — translation MAAEIVLGVGGGIAAYKACELLRLFTESGHRVRVVPTASALRFVGAPTWAALSGQPVADDVWSDVHEVPHVRLGQHADLVVVTPTTADLLAKAAHGLADDLLTNTLLTARCPVVLAPAMHTEMWEHPATVANVATLRSRGVVVIEPAVGRLTGKDTGKGRLPDPAEIFAVARRALARGGAAPADLAGRHVVVTAGGTREPLDPVRFLGNRSSGKQGYAFARAAVARGARVTLVSANVALADPAGADLVRVGSTEELRKATLEAAADADAVVMAAAPADFRPATYAPGKIKKSDDGSAPTIELVTNPDIAAELGRRRRPEQVLVVFAAETGDAEANGRAKLARKRADLIVINEVGVDKVFGAETNAATVIGADGSVHRMPEQPKEDLADAVWDLVVARLGAQS, via the coding sequence ATGGCCGCCGAGATCGTCCTCGGGGTCGGCGGCGGCATCGCCGCCTACAAGGCGTGTGAGCTGCTCCGGCTCTTCACCGAGTCGGGTCACCGCGTCCGGGTCGTGCCGACCGCGTCGGCGCTCCGTTTCGTCGGGGCGCCGACCTGGGCCGCGCTGTCCGGCCAGCCGGTCGCCGACGACGTCTGGTCCGACGTGCACGAGGTGCCGCACGTCCGCCTCGGGCAGCACGCCGATCTGGTCGTGGTGACGCCCACGACCGCCGACCTGCTCGCCAAGGCCGCCCACGGCCTCGCCGACGACCTGCTCACCAACACCCTGCTGACCGCGCGCTGTCCGGTGGTGCTGGCGCCGGCCATGCACACCGAGATGTGGGAGCACCCCGCCACCGTCGCCAACGTGGCCACCCTGCGGTCCCGCGGCGTCGTCGTGATCGAGCCCGCGGTCGGCCGGCTCACCGGCAAGGACACCGGCAAGGGCCGGCTGCCCGACCCGGCCGAGATCTTCGCGGTCGCCCGGCGGGCCCTCGCGCGTGGTGGCGCCGCCCCCGCGGACCTGGCCGGCCGGCACGTGGTGGTCACCGCCGGCGGCACCCGCGAGCCGCTCGACCCGGTCCGCTTCCTCGGCAACCGCTCCTCCGGCAAGCAGGGTTACGCGTTCGCCCGGGCCGCCGTGGCCAGGGGCGCCCGGGTCACCCTGGTCTCGGCCAACGTCGCGCTCGCCGACCCGGCCGGCGCCGACCTGGTCCGGGTGGGCAGCACCGAGGAGCTGCGGAAGGCGACCCTGGAGGCGGCCGCCGACGCCGACGCCGTGGTGATGGCCGCCGCGCCCGCCGATTTCCGCCCGGCCACCTACGCGCCCGGTAAGATCAAGAAGTCGGACGACGGCAGCGCGCCCACCATCGAGCTGGTCACCAACCCCGACATCGCGGCCGAGCTGGGCCGGCGCCGGCGGCCCGAGCAGGTGCTGGTGGTCTTCGCCGCCGAGACCGGCGACGCCGAGGCCAACGGCCGGGCCAAGCTCGCCCGCAAGCGCGCCGACCTCATCGTGATCAATGAGGTCGGTGTGGACAAGGTCTTCGGAGCCGAGACCAACGCCGCCACGGTGATCGGGGCGGACGGGTCGGTGCACCGAATGCCCGAGCAGCCCAAGGAGGATCTGGCCGACGCCGTCTGGGACCTCGTGGTCGCTCGACTGGGTGCGCAATCCTGA
- a CDS encoding quinone-dependent dihydroorotate dehydrogenase encodes MIFEKVARPWLFRLGGGDAEVAHEWTLGRLASVSRRPAVLGALRARYFRAAPRTVFGVEFPNPVGLAAGMDKNGVALPAWPALGFGFVEVGTVTAHAQPGNPRPRLFRLRDSEAVVNRMGFNNAGAEALAARLGTLPRPLGVPLGISLGKSKVTPLDEAVEDYLASYRALKGHGDYFAVNVSSPNTPGLRSLQDRSHLDALLAALVGEKPVLVKIAPDLTEPAVAELLEVCLDRGAAGVIATNTTLARDGLAPADRARGAETGGLSGRPLAARAREVVAFVHRETGGRLPVIGVGGIVDPDDAARMFDAGASLVQLYTGVIYRGPALVRSITQATARR; translated from the coding sequence GTGATCTTCGAGAAGGTGGCTCGGCCCTGGTTGTTCCGCCTTGGGGGTGGGGACGCCGAGGTGGCGCACGAGTGGACCCTCGGGCGGCTGGCCTCGGTCTCCCGGCGACCGGCCGTCCTCGGGGCACTGCGGGCGCGGTACTTCCGGGCGGCGCCCCGGACCGTGTTCGGGGTGGAGTTCCCGAATCCGGTCGGGCTGGCGGCCGGGATGGACAAGAACGGGGTGGCGCTGCCGGCGTGGCCGGCGCTGGGCTTCGGCTTCGTCGAGGTCGGCACCGTCACCGCGCACGCCCAGCCGGGCAATCCCCGGCCACGGCTGTTCCGGCTGCGCGACAGCGAGGCCGTGGTCAACCGGATGGGCTTCAACAACGCCGGCGCCGAGGCCCTCGCGGCCCGGCTGGGCACGCTGCCGCGCCCGCTCGGCGTGCCGCTGGGCATCTCGCTCGGCAAGTCCAAGGTGACCCCGCTGGACGAGGCCGTCGAGGACTACCTGGCCTCGTACCGGGCGCTGAAGGGCCACGGGGACTACTTCGCCGTCAACGTGTCCTCGCCGAACACGCCGGGGCTGCGGTCCCTTCAGGACCGGTCCCACCTGGACGCGCTGCTCGCGGCACTGGTGGGGGAGAAGCCGGTGCTCGTGAAGATCGCCCCCGACCTCACCGAGCCGGCCGTCGCCGAGCTGCTGGAGGTCTGCCTCGACCGCGGCGCGGCCGGGGTGATCGCCACCAACACCACCCTGGCCCGCGACGGGCTCGCCCCGGCCGACCGGGCGCGGGGCGCGGAGACCGGCGGCCTCTCGGGCCGCCCGCTGGCCGCCCGCGCCCGCGAGGTGGTCGCCTTCGTGCACCGCGAGACCGGCGGCCGGCTGCCGGTCATCGGCGTGGGCGGCATCGTCGACCCGGACGACGCGGCCCGGATGTTCGACGCCGGCGCGAGCCTCGTCCAGCTCTACACCGGCGTCATCTACCGGGGCCCGGCCCTGGTCCGCTCGATAACCCAGGCGACCGCCCGGCGCTGA
- a CDS encoding guanylate kinase — translation MSTDDEARPAARLTVLAGPSGAGGESVVELVRARFPSVWVPVAATTRPACPGEVDGVDRLFLGAGDFDRMVAADELLEWSRIGPYRRGVPRAGVRARLAEGRPVLLPLDLPGALAVRAVLPDARLVLLVPPAYRPDPALAAAFAHAVVHDRTERAADELVGLLGSSFLAPARPRPSG, via the coding sequence GTGAGCACGGATGACGAGGCGCGCCCGGCGGCTCGGCTCACTGTCCTGGCCGGACCTTCGGGGGCCGGCGGGGAGAGTGTCGTCGAGCTCGTCCGGGCGCGCTTTCCGTCCGTGTGGGTGCCGGTGGCGGCCACCACCCGGCCGGCGTGCCCCGGCGAGGTGGACGGCGTCGACCGGCTCTTCCTCGGCGCGGGCGACTTCGACCGGATGGTCGCGGCCGACGAGCTGCTGGAGTGGAGCCGGATCGGGCCGTACCGGCGCGGGGTGCCGCGCGCCGGCGTGCGGGCCCGGCTCGCCGAGGGCCGGCCGGTGCTGCTCCCGCTGGACCTGCCGGGCGCGCTCGCCGTCCGGGCCGTGCTGCCGGACGCGCGGCTGGTGCTGCTCGTCCCGCCCGCGTACCGGCCCGACCCGGCCCTCGCGGCCGCCTTCGCACACGCCGTGGTGCACGACCGCACCGAGCGCGCGGCCGATGAGCTGGTAGGCTTGCTCGGTTCTTCCTTCCTGGCTCCGGCCCGACCGCGCCCGAGCGGTTGA
- a CDS encoding adenosylmethionine--8-amino-7-oxononanoate transaminase: MTPEEILAADRRHVWHPYAALPPAGPPYVVDSAEGVRLRLADGRELVDGMSSWWAAIHGYRHPVLDAAVTDQLGRMSHVMFGGLTHEPAVRLARTLVELAPDGLEHVFLADSGSVSVEVAVKMCLQYQRALGRPERRRLGTWRGGYHGDTFHPMSVCDPEGGMHHLWGDVLPRQVFAPVPPAGFDSPPDPAYEAALVDAVERHAGELAAVIVEPVVQGAGGMRFHSPHYLRVLREVTRAHGILLVFDEIATGFGRTGTMFAAEHAGVAPDVLCVGKALTGGYLTLAAALCTPEVARAISADGVLAHGPTFMGNPLACAVANASLGLLRAGDWAGQVARVSEGLRAGLEPLRGTPGVADVRVLGAIGVVQLDHEVDIPRATAAAVAQGVWLRPFRDLVYTMPPYVTDEADVARIAAGVEAAVKAG; the protein is encoded by the coding sequence GTGACGCCCGAGGAGATCCTCGCCGCCGACCGCCGGCACGTCTGGCACCCGTACGCGGCCCTGCCGCCGGCCGGCCCACCGTACGTGGTGGACAGTGCCGAGGGCGTGCGGCTGCGCCTGGCCGACGGGCGGGAACTGGTCGACGGCATGTCGTCCTGGTGGGCGGCCATCCACGGCTACCGGCACCCGGTGCTGGACGCCGCCGTCACCGACCAGCTCGGCCGGATGAGCCACGTGATGTTCGGGGGCCTCACCCACGAGCCCGCCGTACGCCTCGCGCGGACCCTTGTGGAGCTGGCCCCGGACGGCCTGGAGCACGTCTTCCTGGCCGACTCCGGCTCGGTGAGCGTCGAGGTGGCGGTGAAGATGTGCCTGCAGTACCAGCGGGCCCTGGGGCGGCCGGAACGCCGCCGGCTGGGCACCTGGCGGGGCGGCTACCACGGCGACACGTTCCACCCCATGAGCGTCTGCGACCCGGAGGGCGGCATGCACCACCTCTGGGGCGACGTGCTGCCCCGGCAGGTGTTCGCCCCGGTGCCGCCGGCCGGCTTCGACAGCCCGCCCGACCCGGCGTACGAGGCGGCGCTGGTGGACGCCGTCGAGCGGCACGCCGGCGAGCTGGCCGCGGTCATCGTCGAGCCCGTGGTGCAGGGCGCCGGCGGGATGCGCTTCCACAGTCCGCACTACCTGCGGGTGCTGCGCGAGGTGACCCGGGCGCACGGCATCCTGCTGGTCTTCGACGAGATCGCCACCGGCTTCGGCCGCACCGGCACCATGTTCGCGGCCGAGCACGCCGGGGTCGCCCCGGACGTGCTCTGCGTCGGCAAGGCGCTCACCGGCGGCTACCTGACCCTGGCCGCGGCGCTCTGCACCCCGGAGGTGGCCCGGGCCATCTCCGCCGACGGGGTGCTGGCGCACGGCCCGACGTTCATGGGCAACCCGCTCGCGTGCGCGGTCGCCAACGCCTCCCTGGGCCTGCTGCGGGCCGGGGACTGGGCCGGGCAGGTGGCAAGGGTCTCCGAGGGGCTGCGGGCCGGCCTCGAGCCGCTGCGCGGCACCCCCGGGGTGGCCGACGTGCGGGTGCTCGGTGCGATCGGTGTGGTCCAGCTCGACCACGAGGTGGACATCCCCCGGGCGACCGCCGCTGCGGTCGCGCAGGGGGTCTGGCTACGGCCGTTCCGGGACCTGGTCTACACCATGCCCCCGTACGTCACGGACGAGGCGGACGTGGCCCGGATCGCGGCCGGAGTCGAGGCGGCGGTCAAGGCGGGCTGA
- the carB gene encoding carbamoyl-phosphate synthase large subunit — protein sequence MPKRSDLKHVLVIGSGPIVIGQACEFDYSGTQACRVLRSEGIRVSLVNSNPATIMTDPEFADATYVEPITPEFVELVIAKERPDALLPTLGGQTALNTAVALHEAGVLDKYGVELIGANIDAINRGEDRQLFKDIVAKAGVRLGLDDPSALVPRSRVCHSMDEVRETVADLGLPVVIRPSFTMGGLGSGMAHTDEDLTRIAGAGLAASPVHEVLIEESVLGWKEYELELMRDRHDNVVVVCSIENVDPMGVHTGDSVTVAPAMTLTDREYQRLRDLGIAVLREVGVDTGGCNIQFAVNPADGRIVVIEMNPRVSRSSALASKATGFPIAKIAAKLAIGYTLDEIPNDITLKTPAAFEPTLDYVVVKIPRFAFEKFPGADQELTTTMKSVGEAMSLGRNFTEALNKAMRSMETTRGGFWTRPDPAGATKENTLAALRMPHDGRIYTVERALRLGASIAEVAEASGGMDPWFLDQIAALVELRAEIVAAPVLDAQLLRRAKRAGLSDRQLAALRPELAAEDGVRTLRHRLGIRPVYKTVDTCAAEFEATTPYHYSTYDEETEVRPSDRPKVLILGSGPNRIGQGIEFDYSCVHAVMALREVGYETVMVNCNPETVSTDYDTADRLYFEPLTFEDVLEVWHSEDSSGRAAGGPGVVGVVVQLGGQTPLGLAQRLKNAGVPIVGTSPESIHLAEERGAFGAVLARAGLRAPAHGMATSYDEAKAIADEIGYPVLVRPSYVLGGRGMEIVYDDATLRDYIGRATDISPDHPVLVDRFLDDAIEIDVDALVDADGAVYLGGVMEHIEEAGIHSGDSSCALPPITLAGSHLAEVRRYTEEIARGVGVKGLLNVQYALQGDTLYVLEANPRASRTVPFVSKATAVPLAKAAARIALGATIAELRAEGLLPPTGDGGTMPADAPIAVKEAVLPFKRFRTPSGKGIDVLLGPEMKSTGEVMGIDTNFGHAFAKSQSAAYGSLPTAGKIFVSVANRDKRGMIFPIKRLADLGFEIVATTGTAEVLRRHGIACEQIRKHYESGEGEDAVSLILGGDVALVVNTPQGSGASARSDGYEIRSAAVTADIPCVTTVPGAAAAVMGIEARIRGDMRVRPLQELHAALRAGE from the coding sequence ATGCCTAAGCGCTCAGACCTCAAGCACGTCCTCGTCATCGGTTCCGGCCCGATCGTCATCGGTCAGGCCTGCGAGTTCGACTACTCCGGCACCCAGGCCTGCCGGGTGCTGCGCAGCGAGGGGATCCGGGTCAGCCTGGTCAACTCCAACCCGGCGACGATCATGACCGATCCGGAGTTCGCCGACGCCACCTACGTCGAGCCGATCACCCCGGAGTTCGTCGAGCTGGTCATCGCCAAGGAGCGCCCCGACGCGCTGCTGCCCACCCTGGGCGGCCAGACCGCGCTGAACACCGCGGTGGCCCTGCACGAGGCCGGCGTCCTGGACAAGTACGGCGTCGAGCTGATCGGCGCCAACATCGACGCCATCAACCGGGGCGAGGACCGGCAGCTGTTCAAGGACATCGTGGCCAAGGCCGGCGTACGCCTCGGTCTGGACGACCCGTCGGCGCTGGTGCCCCGCTCCCGGGTCTGCCACTCGATGGACGAGGTCCGGGAGACCGTCGCCGACCTGGGCCTGCCGGTCGTGATCCGGCCGTCGTTCACGATGGGCGGGCTGGGCTCCGGCATGGCGCACACCGACGAGGACCTGACCCGGATCGCCGGCGCCGGCCTGGCCGCCAGCCCGGTGCACGAGGTGCTCATCGAGGAGAGCGTGCTCGGCTGGAAGGAGTACGAGCTCGAACTCATGCGCGACCGCCACGACAACGTGGTGGTGGTCTGCTCGATCGAGAACGTCGACCCGATGGGCGTGCACACCGGCGACAGCGTGACCGTGGCCCCGGCCATGACGCTGACCGACCGGGAGTACCAGCGCCTGCGCGACCTCGGCATCGCGGTGCTCCGCGAGGTCGGCGTCGACACCGGTGGCTGCAACATCCAGTTCGCCGTGAACCCGGCCGACGGCCGGATCGTCGTGATCGAGATGAACCCGCGGGTGTCCCGCTCCTCGGCGCTCGCGTCGAAGGCCACCGGTTTCCCGATCGCCAAGATCGCCGCGAAGCTGGCCATCGGCTACACCCTCGACGAGATCCCCAACGACATCACCCTGAAGACCCCGGCGGCCTTCGAGCCGACCCTGGACTACGTGGTGGTGAAGATCCCCCGGTTCGCGTTCGAGAAGTTCCCGGGCGCCGACCAGGAGCTGACCACCACCATGAAGTCGGTGGGCGAGGCCATGAGCCTCGGGCGCAACTTCACCGAGGCGCTGAACAAGGCCATGCGCTCGATGGAGACCACGCGGGGCGGGTTCTGGACCCGGCCCGACCCGGCCGGCGCCACGAAGGAGAACACCCTCGCGGCGCTGCGGATGCCGCACGACGGCCGGATCTACACGGTGGAGCGGGCGCTGCGGCTGGGCGCGTCGATCGCCGAGGTGGCCGAGGCGTCCGGCGGGATGGACCCCTGGTTCCTGGACCAGATCGCCGCGCTCGTGGAGCTGCGCGCCGAGATCGTGGCCGCCCCGGTGCTCGACGCCCAGCTGCTGCGCCGGGCCAAGCGGGCCGGCCTCTCCGACCGGCAGCTCGCCGCGCTGCGGCCCGAGCTGGCCGCCGAGGACGGCGTCCGCACCCTGCGCCACCGGCTCGGCATTCGTCCGGTCTACAAGACGGTGGACACCTGCGCGGCCGAGTTCGAGGCCACCACGCCCTACCACTACTCGACCTACGACGAGGAGACCGAGGTCCGGCCCTCGGACCGGCCGAAGGTGCTCATCCTGGGCTCCGGGCCGAACCGGATCGGGCAGGGCATCGAGTTCGACTACTCCTGCGTGCACGCGGTCATGGCGCTGCGGGAGGTCGGCTACGAGACGGTGATGGTCAACTGCAATCCGGAGACCGTCTCCACCGACTACGACACCGCCGACCGGCTCTACTTCGAGCCGCTGACCTTCGAGGACGTGCTGGAGGTCTGGCACTCCGAGGACTCCTCCGGCCGGGCGGCCGGCGGTCCCGGCGTGGTCGGGGTGGTCGTGCAGCTGGGCGGGCAGACCCCGCTCGGCCTGGCGCAGCGGCTCAAGAACGCCGGCGTGCCGATCGTCGGCACCTCCCCGGAGTCGATCCACCTGGCCGAGGAGCGCGGCGCGTTCGGCGCGGTGCTGGCCCGGGCGGGGCTGCGCGCCCCGGCGCACGGCATGGCCACCTCGTACGACGAGGCCAAGGCGATCGCCGACGAGATCGGCTACCCGGTGCTGGTCCGCCCGTCGTACGTGCTCGGCGGCCGGGGCATGGAGATCGTCTACGACGATGCCACCCTGCGCGACTACATCGGCCGGGCCACCGACATCTCGCCGGACCACCCGGTCCTCGTCGACCGCTTCCTCGACGACGCCATCGAGATCGACGTGGACGCCCTGGTCGACGCCGACGGCGCGGTCTACCTGGGCGGCGTCATGGAGCACATCGAGGAGGCCGGCATCCACTCCGGCGACTCCTCGTGCGCGCTGCCGCCGATCACCCTGGCCGGCTCGCACCTGGCCGAGGTCCGCCGCTACACCGAGGAGATCGCCCGCGGGGTCGGCGTGAAGGGCCTGCTCAACGTCCAGTACGCGCTCCAGGGCGACACGCTCTACGTGCTGGAGGCCAACCCGCGGGCCTCCCGGACGGTCCCGTTCGTCTCCAAGGCCACCGCCGTGCCGCTGGCCAAGGCGGCGGCCCGGATCGCGCTCGGCGCCACCATCGCCGAGCTGCGCGCCGAGGGGTTGCTCCCGCCCACCGGTGACGGCGGGACGATGCCGGCCGACGCCCCGATCGCGGTCAAGGAGGCGGTGCTGCCGTTCAAGCGGTTCCGCACCCCGTCCGGCAAGGGCATCGACGTGCTGCTCGGCCCGGAGATGAAGTCCACCGGCGAGGTGATGGGCATCGACACCAACTTCGGGCACGCCTTCGCCAAGTCGCAGTCCGCCGCGTACGGGTCGCTGCCGACCGCCGGGAAGATCTTCGTCTCGGTGGCCAACCGGGACAAGCGCGGCATGATCTTCCCGATCAAGCGCCTGGCCGACCTGGGCTTCGAGATCGTCGCCACCACCGGCACGGCCGAGGTGCTGCGCCGGCACGGCATCGCCTGCGAGCAGATCCGCAAGCACTACGAGTCGGGCGAGGGCGAGGACGCCGTCTCGCTGATCCTCGGCGGCGACGTGGCCCTGGTGGTGAACACCCCGCAGGGTTCCGGCGCGAGCGCCCGCTCCGACGGCTACGAGATCCGTAGCGCCGCCGTGACGGCGGACATCCCCTGCGTCACGACGGTGCCCGGCGCGGCCGCCGCGGTGATGGGCATCGAGGCCCGCATCCGAGGCGACATGCGCGTCCGCCCCCTCCAGGAGCTCCACGCCGCTCTCCGGGCCGGCGAGTGA
- the carA gene encoding glutamine-hydrolyzing carbamoyl-phosphate synthase small subunit, with translation MAKRRSAILVLEDGRTFHGEAYGSVGETFGEAVFNTGMTGYQETLTDPSYHRQVVVQTAPHIGNTGVNGEDDESARIWVAGYVVRDPARIGSNWRATGGLEDRLAAEGVVGISGVDTRALTRHLRERGAMRVGISSVDDDAAGLLDRVRRAPQMVGADLSAEVTTEKPYVVEAVGEHRFTVAALDLGIKRNVPRRLAARGVTTHVLPAGSSIEDLLATGADAVFFSPGPGDPATADGPVALAREVLGRRIPLFGICFGSQILGRALGFGTYKLGYGHRGINQPVLDRATGKVEVTSHNHGFAVDVSGAAHGAVVPDQVIDTEFGGVQVSHVCLNDNVVEGLRAKDVPAFTVQYHPEAAAGPHDADYLFDRFAELIEGGKNA, from the coding sequence ATGGCGAAGCGCAGAAGCGCGATCCTCGTCCTGGAGGACGGGCGCACGTTCCACGGCGAGGCGTACGGCAGCGTCGGGGAGACCTTCGGTGAGGCCGTCTTCAACACCGGCATGACCGGCTACCAGGAGACCCTCACCGACCCCTCCTACCACCGCCAGGTGGTGGTGCAGACCGCGCCGCACATCGGCAACACCGGCGTCAACGGCGAGGACGACGAGTCCGCCCGGATCTGGGTGGCCGGCTACGTGGTGCGCGACCCGGCCCGGATCGGCTCCAACTGGCGGGCCACCGGCGGCCTGGAGGACCGGCTCGCCGCCGAGGGCGTGGTCGGCATCAGCGGTGTGGACACCCGGGCGCTCACCCGGCACCTGCGCGAGCGCGGCGCCATGCGGGTCGGCATCTCCAGCGTCGACGACGACGCCGCCGGCCTGCTCGACCGGGTCCGCCGCGCGCCGCAGATGGTCGGCGCGGACCTCTCCGCCGAGGTGACCACCGAGAAGCCGTACGTCGTCGAGGCGGTCGGCGAGCACCGGTTCACCGTGGCGGCCCTGGACCTGGGCATCAAGCGCAACGTGCCGCGCCGGCTCGCCGCCCGCGGCGTGACCACCCACGTGCTGCCCGCCGGCTCCTCGATCGAGGACCTGCTGGCCACCGGCGCGGACGCGGTCTTCTTCTCGCCCGGGCCGGGCGACCCGGCCACCGCCGACGGGCCGGTCGCCCTGGCGCGGGAGGTGCTGGGCCGGCGGATCCCGCTGTTCGGCATCTGCTTCGGCAGTCAGATCCTGGGCCGGGCGCTGGGCTTCGGCACCTACAAGCTGGGGTACGGCCACCGCGGCATCAACCAGCCGGTGCTCGACCGGGCCACCGGCAAGGTCGAGGTGACCAGCCACAACCACGGCTTCGCGGTCGACGTGTCGGGCGCGGCGCACGGCGCGGTCGTCCCCGACCAGGTGATCGACACCGAGTTCGGCGGCGTCCAGGTCTCCCATGTCTGCCTCAATGACAACGTGGTCGAGGGGCTGCGGGCCAAGGACGTGCCCGCCTTCACCGTCCAGTACCACCCGGAGGCGGCGGCCGGCCCGCACGACGCGGACTACCTCTTCGACCGTTTCGCCGAGCTCATCGAAGGCGGGAAGAATGCCTAA
- the mihF gene encoding integration host factor, actinobacterial type, which yields MPLPSLTPEQRAAALEKAAEIRKARAELKEQLKQGKTTLATVLERAESDDVVGKLKVSAVLQAMPGIGKIRATQIMEKLKIADSRRLRGLGEQQRKALLGEFAAN from the coding sequence GTGCCGCTCCCGTCACTGACCCCCGAGCAGCGCGCTGCCGCGCTGGAGAAGGCCGCGGAGATCCGCAAGGCCCGTGCTGAGCTGAAGGAGCAGCTCAAGCAGGGCAAGACCACCCTCGCCACCGTCCTCGAGCGGGCCGAGTCCGACGACGTCGTGGGCAAGCTGAAGGTTTCGGCCGTGCTCCAGGCGATGCCGGGCATCGGCAAGATCCGGGCCACCCAGATCATGGAGAAGCTCAAGATCGCCGACAGCCGCCGGCTGCGTGGCCTGGGCGAGCAGCAGCGCAAGGCGCTGCTTGGAGAGTTCGCCGCCAACTGA